Proteins encoded together in one Astyanax mexicanus isolate ESR-SI-001 chromosome 10, AstMex3_surface, whole genome shotgun sequence window:
- the tcp11l1 gene encoding T-complex protein 11-like protein 1 isoform X2, which produces MPKESNESSSEANKKMDSKGPDDSTEQTEASEEMLPSPPKFVSMEELMETAKGVTNMALAHEIVVNGGFQVKPTEPAEGSLEKRVKEIMHKVFWDSLEAQLNEDPPVFDHAIQLVGEIKETLLMFLRPGQTRLKGQIEEALDLSLIQQQAENGALDISKVAQFIISMMGAFCAPCRDEDVRKLRDITDIVPLFKAIFAVLDKMKIDMANFAITSLRPHLLQQSVEYERQKFQDFLDKQPNALDFTLKWLQETADSLKESQGGAASDSSSSSQLALSVHNQAYLRLLNWDRSTDSFPETALMDRGRFLEMQLELERLVLVAAVLLIVYNSAGEAISGLPGLMDRLKNTMKILLADMHTPSFKLDEAFSSIGEKLCLELGECLSQHGFSPFHTDRQSALKGQVAAVQSADNPIRKLIDSRIQAYLLCFLESSQHKTPPTIPGGLAPVSKELEELGVKLSRLVNFNKLVFSPFYQKILQDIIQPRESADT; this is translated from the exons ATGCCCAAGGAATCCAATGAATCATCCAGTGAGGCGAACAAGAAGATGGACAGTAAAGGGCCAGATGACTCCACAGAGCAGACAGAGGCATCGGAAGAGATGCTGC CTAGCCCACCCAAGTTTGTGTCTATGGAAGAGCTAATGGAGACTGCTAAAGGAGTGACTAACATGGCATTGGCTCATGAGATTGTGGTGAATGGTGGCTTTCAGGTTAAACCCACTGAGCCTGCTGAAGGAAG CTTAGAGAAACGTGTTAAGGAAATCATGCACAAGGTATTCTGGGATTCTCTTGAGGCACAGCTGAATGAGGACCCCCCTGTCTTTGACCACGCCATCCAACTGGTTGGGGAAATTAAGGAG ACCCTGCTGATGTTCCTGAGGCCGGGGCAAACTCGGTTGAAGGGGCAGATTGAGGAAGCACTGGACCTGTCCCTCATCCAGCAGCAGGCTGAGAACGGAGCGCTGGACATCAGCAAGGTGGCTCAGTTCATCATCAGCATGATGGGAGCTTTCTGCGCACCTTGCAGAGACGAAGACGTCCGAAAGCTTCGGGACATCACTGACATTGTGCCCCTTTTTAA GGCTATTTTCGCAGTTCTGGACAAGATGAAAATTGACATGGCCAACTTCGCCATCACTAGTCTCCGTCCTCACCTCCTGCAGCAGTCAGTGGAGTATGAGAGGCAGAAGTTTCAAGATTTTCTGGACAAACAGCCCA atGCTTTAGACTTCACTCTGAAATGGCTCCAGGAAACTGCAGACTCGCTCAAAGAAAGTCAGGGAGGAGCAGCAAGTGATTCTAGTTCTTCCTCTCAGCTGGCGCTCAGCGTGCATAATCAGGCCTATTTACGGCTGCTCAACTGGGACCGTAGCACAGACTCCTTCCCTGAG ACTGCTCTGATGGACAGGGGCAGGTTTCTGGAGATGCAGCTGGAGCTTGAGCGCCTGGTGCTGGTGGCGGCTGTGCTTCTCATTGTGTATAACAGTGCGGGAGAGGCCATCTCTGGCCTGCCAGGCCTCATGGACAGGCTTAAGAATACCATGAAAATCCTGCTTGCAGACATGCACACACC GTCATTCAAACTGGATGAAGCATTCTCTTCAATTGGAGAGAAGCTGTGTTTGGAGCTAGGAGAATGCCTGTCTCAGCATGGATTCTCACCCTTCCACACGGACAGACAGAGTGCCCTCAAAGGCCAAGTAGCAGCTGTCCAGTCTGCAGACAACCCCATCCGTAAACTCATCG ATTCTCGGATTCAGGCCTATCTCCTGTGCTTCCTGGAGTCAAGCCAACATAAGACCCCCCCAACAATTCCTGGAGGTCTGGCACCTGTCAGTAAAGAGCTGGAGGAGCTTGGCGTCAAACTGAGCCGCTTGGTTAACTTCAACAAGCTTGTCTTTTCTCCGTTCTACCAGAAGATCCTACAGGACATAATTCAGCCCAGAGAAAGCGCAGACACCTAA
- the tcp11l1 gene encoding T-complex protein 11-like protein 1 isoform X1, whose translation MPKESNESSSEANKKMDSKGPDDSTEQTEASEEMLRKRIRTNTPSPHRLTPQSSPPKFVSMEELMETAKGVTNMALAHEIVVNGGFQVKPTEPAEGSLEKRVKEIMHKVFWDSLEAQLNEDPPVFDHAIQLVGEIKETLLMFLRPGQTRLKGQIEEALDLSLIQQQAENGALDISKVAQFIISMMGAFCAPCRDEDVRKLRDITDIVPLFKAIFAVLDKMKIDMANFAITSLRPHLLQQSVEYERQKFQDFLDKQPNALDFTLKWLQETADSLKESQGGAASDSSSSSQLALSVHNQAYLRLLNWDRSTDSFPETALMDRGRFLEMQLELERLVLVAAVLLIVYNSAGEAISGLPGLMDRLKNTMKILLADMHTPSFKLDEAFSSIGEKLCLELGECLSQHGFSPFHTDRQSALKGQVAAVQSADNPIRKLIDSRIQAYLLCFLESSQHKTPPTIPGGLAPVSKELEELGVKLSRLVNFNKLVFSPFYQKILQDIIQPRESADT comes from the exons ATGCCCAAGGAATCCAATGAATCATCCAGTGAGGCGAACAAGAAGATGGACAGTAAAGGGCCAGATGACTCCACAGAGCAGACAGAGGCATCGGAAGAGATGCTGCGTAAGAGGATTAGAACAAATACACCAAGCCCTCACCGACTGACTCCACAGT CTAGCCCACCCAAGTTTGTGTCTATGGAAGAGCTAATGGAGACTGCTAAAGGAGTGACTAACATGGCATTGGCTCATGAGATTGTGGTGAATGGTGGCTTTCAGGTTAAACCCACTGAGCCTGCTGAAGGAAG CTTAGAGAAACGTGTTAAGGAAATCATGCACAAGGTATTCTGGGATTCTCTTGAGGCACAGCTGAATGAGGACCCCCCTGTCTTTGACCACGCCATCCAACTGGTTGGGGAAATTAAGGAG ACCCTGCTGATGTTCCTGAGGCCGGGGCAAACTCGGTTGAAGGGGCAGATTGAGGAAGCACTGGACCTGTCCCTCATCCAGCAGCAGGCTGAGAACGGAGCGCTGGACATCAGCAAGGTGGCTCAGTTCATCATCAGCATGATGGGAGCTTTCTGCGCACCTTGCAGAGACGAAGACGTCCGAAAGCTTCGGGACATCACTGACATTGTGCCCCTTTTTAA GGCTATTTTCGCAGTTCTGGACAAGATGAAAATTGACATGGCCAACTTCGCCATCACTAGTCTCCGTCCTCACCTCCTGCAGCAGTCAGTGGAGTATGAGAGGCAGAAGTTTCAAGATTTTCTGGACAAACAGCCCA atGCTTTAGACTTCACTCTGAAATGGCTCCAGGAAACTGCAGACTCGCTCAAAGAAAGTCAGGGAGGAGCAGCAAGTGATTCTAGTTCTTCCTCTCAGCTGGCGCTCAGCGTGCATAATCAGGCCTATTTACGGCTGCTCAACTGGGACCGTAGCACAGACTCCTTCCCTGAG ACTGCTCTGATGGACAGGGGCAGGTTTCTGGAGATGCAGCTGGAGCTTGAGCGCCTGGTGCTGGTGGCGGCTGTGCTTCTCATTGTGTATAACAGTGCGGGAGAGGCCATCTCTGGCCTGCCAGGCCTCATGGACAGGCTTAAGAATACCATGAAAATCCTGCTTGCAGACATGCACACACC GTCATTCAAACTGGATGAAGCATTCTCTTCAATTGGAGAGAAGCTGTGTTTGGAGCTAGGAGAATGCCTGTCTCAGCATGGATTCTCACCCTTCCACACGGACAGACAGAGTGCCCTCAAAGGCCAAGTAGCAGCTGTCCAGTCTGCAGACAACCCCATCCGTAAACTCATCG ATTCTCGGATTCAGGCCTATCTCCTGTGCTTCCTGGAGTCAAGCCAACATAAGACCCCCCCAACAATTCCTGGAGGTCTGGCACCTGTCAGTAAAGAGCTGGAGGAGCTTGGCGTCAAACTGAGCCGCTTGGTTAACTTCAACAAGCTTGTCTTTTCTCCGTTCTACCAGAAGATCCTACAGGACATAATTCAGCCCAGAGAAAGCGCAGACACCTAA
- the LOC111195749 gene encoding coiled-coil domain-containing protein 73 isoform X2, giving the protein MEPNVYNEAYSPEIVTEEENADCKLRSEVTNEPETGIISVQLLEFKTSLLEAVEELHIHRDAEIRYEAQICKLVLEKQELEWQKESLQRQVDRMTNEHSESLATVKKQFQAQVRGIEGDKGKHQLSAELKDKEITSLKEELKLLQLSKYSLEKKLSKLEQKLQLQTQAKDRHLNQLGEVEKRFGAISKQCTLVRQAHEKLEQNVEEAVRLNKKLALINRKQESTISILKRDLERLNSEMVKYKVVSICRSGEEDSHILVKEQQIQELTQKLLVETEVNKKLRNENDVQTAEKQKLMSSLQHAQWLLQVQTKAVCRTEQQLLTHTEEYKVLKREHEMIQERSKEKEDRLMRVIEDYKNSKLTLEKEMQMQLAKTQAVQEELKTVKEAYDHLHEKSQQLPPLEDDTDDNLNIEKNSPSNLNCDLQVITADNLNERLAECQEAAKEDCFHGKNGEASVCSRTNGTILVLPPSQGLGALAADQSESIGGGDALMTNLQIGPVVKQEASVIKTEPVRGTFDNGRPSSEVQSYTDSCLAKLSELETRSVYGVASDPLMSESRDRPEEQSLGVSEMRERQTSDKHTSETSQDTDFKKDEHWTTAPETNSSQSVLPNDSEPILPNISETNPAIQDKDTLNNSQIEREHLDAAHSSLQPNSQEKAIPQVVLMPDTTPKKSNDQISHLQGYSSSRNRSQMHQDSLEDTGKNVEGTEEKSIPETQELNAIASHSYLFCENTMDIIVHSSKDTSANQPESATSAQMSSDPQNADPVPSSLIPNLPKDALSTEILITQSEHLNDEEKLFSDRPSHHDDSKRTRSLFDPSTSQQKTANKPLTYSVTSVPAVLPDENRHKYSDSGLPSGFQEFLTSLNCPLFSKQKLKNRGASVITQRPDELNVSSTHPDQKSNHHGEWNAIKHTFSEISVKKVSFAKHEGRRRPG; this is encoded by the exons ATGGAGCCAAACGTCTACAATGAAGCATACTCTCCTGAGATTGTG aCTGAGGAAGAAAATGCTGATTGTAAACTGAGATCAGAAGTAACTAATGAGCCAGAGACTGGGATAATTTCAGTACAGCTTCTAGAATTTAAGACAAGTCTTCTTGAGGCTGTGGAGGAATTGCATATTCACAGG GATGCTGAAATACGGTATGAGGCTCAAATTTGTAAACTTGTGTTGGAGAAACAAGAGCTGGAGTGGCAAAAG GAGTCTCTTCAAAGGCAGGTTGATAGAATGACTAACGAACATTCAGAATCACTGGCTACTGTGAAAAAGCAG TTTCAGGCTCAGGTCAGAGGAATTGAGGGAGACAAG GGGAAGCACCAGCTGAGTGCTGAACTGAAGGACAAAGAGATCACCAGCCTGAAAGAAGAGCTGAAGTTGCTGCAG TTGTCCAAGTACAGTTTGGAGAAGAAATTAAGCAAGCTG GAGCAAAAGTTGCAGCTGCAGACTCAAGCAAAGGACAGACATTTGAATCAGCTGGGAGAGGTGGAGAAGCGTTTCGGGGCCATCTCAAAGCAATGCACCTTGGTCAGGCAGGCCCACGAGAAACTGGAGCAGAACG TGGAGGAGGCAGTGCGGCTTAATAAGAAGCTTGCGCTTATTAACAGAAAACAAGAATCTACAATTTCTATTCTAAAAAGG GACTTGGAGAGGCTAAACAGTGAGATGGTAAAATACAAAGTTGTGTCAATCTGCAGATCGGGAGAGGAAGATTCACATATTCTTGTGAAAGAACAGCAAATACAAGAGCTTACACAAAAGCTTCTTGTG GAGACAGAGGTAAATAAGAAACTCAGAAATGAAAATGATGTACAAACGGCAGAGAAGCAG aagcTAATGAGCTCCCTCCAGCATGCTCAGTGGCTACTGCAAGTTCAGACCAAGGCTGTGTGCCGAACTGAGCAGCAACTCCTCACTCACACAGAAGAGTACAAG GTTCTTAAACGAGAACATGAAATGATCCAAGAGAGGagtaaagaaaaagaagacaggCTTATGCGAGTGATAGAAGACTACAAAAATTCCAAACTCACTTTGGAAAAAGAG ATGCAGATGCAGCTAGCGAAGACGCAGGCAGTTCAGGAGGAACTAAAGACTGTTAAAGAGGCATATGATCATCTCCATGAGAAATCCCAACAGTTACCTCCTTTAGAG GATGACACAGATGACAACTTAAACATCGAAAAGAATTCTCCTAGCAATTTGAACTGTGACCTCCAAGTGATCACAGCAGACAATCTGA ATGAAAGGCTTGCCGAGTGTCAAGAAGCAGCAAAAGAAGACTGCTTTCATGGAAAGAATGGTGAAGCTAGCGTTTGTTCACGCACAAATGGAACAATTCTTGTTCTTCCACCTTCTCAAGGCCTTGGTGCTTTGGCTGCAGATCAGTCAGAGAGCATTGGTGGCGGTGATGCACTTATGACAAATCTTCAGATAGGACCAGTTGTCAAACAGGAAGCGAGTGTCATTAAAACCGAACCAGTCCGAGGCACATTTGATAATGGTCGCCCTTCGAGTGAAGTGCAAAGTTACACAGACAGCTGCCTCGCCAAGCTATCAGAACTCGAAACCAGGTCTGTTTATGGGGTAGCCAGTGACCCATTGATGTCGGAATCAAGGGATAGGCCAGAGGAGCAGAGTCTGGGTGTCTCTGAAATGCGAGAGCGCCAGACATCAGATAAACACACATCCGAGACATCTCAGGACACTGACTTCAAAAAAGATGAGCACTGGACCACCGCACCTGAGACAAACAGCTCTCAAAGTGTCTTACCAAATGATAGTGAACCAATACTTCCAAACATAAGTGAAACAAACCCAGCAATACAAGATAAAGATACACTCAACAACAGTCAAATAGAGCGTGAACACTTAGACGCAGCACATTCAAGCTTACAACCAAACTCTCAAGAGAAAGCCATCCCCCAGGTTGTCTTAATGCCAGATACAACCCCTAAAAAATCCAATGATCAGATCTCACATCTGCAAGGATACTCTTCATCAAGGAATAGGAGCCAAATGCACCAGGATTCCTTAGAAGATACAGGCAAGAATGTCGAGGGAACTGAGGAAAAATCCATCCCAGAAACTCAGGAATTAAATGCTATCGCCAGCCATTCTTATTTATTCTGTGAAAACACTATGGACATCATTGTTCATTCATCAAAAGATACAAGTGCGAATCAACCAGAAAGCGCCACATCTGCACAGATGTCAAGTGACCCACAGAATGCAGATCCAGTCCCAAGTTCCCTGATACCAAACTTGCCAAAAGATGCATTAAGCACTGAAATCCTCATAACACAAAGTGAACATCTAAATGATGAAGAAAAACTATTTTCTGACAGACCTTCCCACCATGATGACAGCAAGAGGACCAGATCATTGTTTGACCCAAGCACATCTcagcaaaaaacagcaaacaaaccatTGACATACTCAGTCACAAGTGTTCCAGCTGTTCTTCCAGATGAAAACAGACACAAATACTCTGATTCTGGACTGCCTTCTGGATTCCAGGAGTTTCTCACCTCATTAAATTGCCCTTTATTTTCCAAACAAAAATTGAAAAACAGAG GTGCTTCAGTAATTACCCAGCGTCCTGATGAGTTAAATGTTTCAAGCACTCATCCAGACCAGAAGAGCAATCACCATGGGGAATGGAATGCGATCAAGCATACGTTTTCTGAAATCTCAGTGAAGAAAGTAAGTTTCGCAAAACATGAAGGCAGGAGAAGGCCAGGGTGA
- the LOC111195749 gene encoding coiled-coil domain-containing protein 73 isoform X1: MEPNVYNEAYSPEIVTEEENADCKLRSEVTNEPETGIISVQLLEFKTSLLEAVEELHIHRDAEIRYEAQICKLVLEKQELEWQKESLQRQVDRMTNEHSESLATVKKQFQAQVRGIEGDKGKHQLSAELKDKEITSLKEELKLLQLSKYSLEKKLSKLEQKLQLQTQAKDRHLNQLGEVEKRFGAISKQCTLVRQAHEKLEQNVEEAVRLNKKLALINRKQESTISILKRDLERLNSEMVKYKVVSICRSGEEDSHILVKEQQIQELTQKLLVETEVNKKLRNENDVQTAEKQKLMSSLQHAQWLLQVQTKAVCRTEQQLLTHTEEYKVLKREHEMIQERSKEKEDRLMRVIEDYKNSKLTLEKEMQMQLAKTQAVQEELKTVKEAYDHLHEKSQQLPPLEDDTDDNLNIEKNSPSNLNCDLQVITADNLNERLAECQEAAKEDCFHGKNGEASVCSRTNGTILVLPPSQGLGALAADQSESIGGGDALMTNLQIGPVVKQEASVIKTEPVRGTFDNGRPSSEVQSYTDSCLAKLSELETRSVYGVASDPLMSESRDRPEEQSLGVSEMRERQTSDKHTSETSQDTDFKKDEHWTTAPETNSSQSVLPNDSEPILPNISETNPAIQDKDTLNNSQIEREHLDAAHSSLQPNSQEKAIPQVVLMPDTTPKKSNDQISHLQGYSSSRNRSQMHQDSLEDTGKNVEGTEEKSIPETQELNAIASHSYLFCENTMDIIVHSSKDTSANQPESATSAQMSSDPQNADPVPSSLIPNLPKDALSTEILITQSEHLNDEEKLFSDRPSHHDDSKRTRSLFDPSTSQQKTANKPLTYSVTSVPAVLPDENRHKYSDSGLPSGFQEFLTSLNCPLFSKQKLKNRGASVITQRPDELNVSSTHPDQKSNHHGEWNAIKHTFSEISVKKENRVPISFGSAQLGSPAARSVGNGLRHDCTPTPPPRLHSLGKVSRPVSEESPPTSLEKDDLPQSDIRAQIAKIEQYLSSEGFRPEKRRRIEKCEVLKP, translated from the exons ATGGAGCCAAACGTCTACAATGAAGCATACTCTCCTGAGATTGTG aCTGAGGAAGAAAATGCTGATTGTAAACTGAGATCAGAAGTAACTAATGAGCCAGAGACTGGGATAATTTCAGTACAGCTTCTAGAATTTAAGACAAGTCTTCTTGAGGCTGTGGAGGAATTGCATATTCACAGG GATGCTGAAATACGGTATGAGGCTCAAATTTGTAAACTTGTGTTGGAGAAACAAGAGCTGGAGTGGCAAAAG GAGTCTCTTCAAAGGCAGGTTGATAGAATGACTAACGAACATTCAGAATCACTGGCTACTGTGAAAAAGCAG TTTCAGGCTCAGGTCAGAGGAATTGAGGGAGACAAG GGGAAGCACCAGCTGAGTGCTGAACTGAAGGACAAAGAGATCACCAGCCTGAAAGAAGAGCTGAAGTTGCTGCAG TTGTCCAAGTACAGTTTGGAGAAGAAATTAAGCAAGCTG GAGCAAAAGTTGCAGCTGCAGACTCAAGCAAAGGACAGACATTTGAATCAGCTGGGAGAGGTGGAGAAGCGTTTCGGGGCCATCTCAAAGCAATGCACCTTGGTCAGGCAGGCCCACGAGAAACTGGAGCAGAACG TGGAGGAGGCAGTGCGGCTTAATAAGAAGCTTGCGCTTATTAACAGAAAACAAGAATCTACAATTTCTATTCTAAAAAGG GACTTGGAGAGGCTAAACAGTGAGATGGTAAAATACAAAGTTGTGTCAATCTGCAGATCGGGAGAGGAAGATTCACATATTCTTGTGAAAGAACAGCAAATACAAGAGCTTACACAAAAGCTTCTTGTG GAGACAGAGGTAAATAAGAAACTCAGAAATGAAAATGATGTACAAACGGCAGAGAAGCAG aagcTAATGAGCTCCCTCCAGCATGCTCAGTGGCTACTGCAAGTTCAGACCAAGGCTGTGTGCCGAACTGAGCAGCAACTCCTCACTCACACAGAAGAGTACAAG GTTCTTAAACGAGAACATGAAATGATCCAAGAGAGGagtaaagaaaaagaagacaggCTTATGCGAGTGATAGAAGACTACAAAAATTCCAAACTCACTTTGGAAAAAGAG ATGCAGATGCAGCTAGCGAAGACGCAGGCAGTTCAGGAGGAACTAAAGACTGTTAAAGAGGCATATGATCATCTCCATGAGAAATCCCAACAGTTACCTCCTTTAGAG GATGACACAGATGACAACTTAAACATCGAAAAGAATTCTCCTAGCAATTTGAACTGTGACCTCCAAGTGATCACAGCAGACAATCTGA ATGAAAGGCTTGCCGAGTGTCAAGAAGCAGCAAAAGAAGACTGCTTTCATGGAAAGAATGGTGAAGCTAGCGTTTGTTCACGCACAAATGGAACAATTCTTGTTCTTCCACCTTCTCAAGGCCTTGGTGCTTTGGCTGCAGATCAGTCAGAGAGCATTGGTGGCGGTGATGCACTTATGACAAATCTTCAGATAGGACCAGTTGTCAAACAGGAAGCGAGTGTCATTAAAACCGAACCAGTCCGAGGCACATTTGATAATGGTCGCCCTTCGAGTGAAGTGCAAAGTTACACAGACAGCTGCCTCGCCAAGCTATCAGAACTCGAAACCAGGTCTGTTTATGGGGTAGCCAGTGACCCATTGATGTCGGAATCAAGGGATAGGCCAGAGGAGCAGAGTCTGGGTGTCTCTGAAATGCGAGAGCGCCAGACATCAGATAAACACACATCCGAGACATCTCAGGACACTGACTTCAAAAAAGATGAGCACTGGACCACCGCACCTGAGACAAACAGCTCTCAAAGTGTCTTACCAAATGATAGTGAACCAATACTTCCAAACATAAGTGAAACAAACCCAGCAATACAAGATAAAGATACACTCAACAACAGTCAAATAGAGCGTGAACACTTAGACGCAGCACATTCAAGCTTACAACCAAACTCTCAAGAGAAAGCCATCCCCCAGGTTGTCTTAATGCCAGATACAACCCCTAAAAAATCCAATGATCAGATCTCACATCTGCAAGGATACTCTTCATCAAGGAATAGGAGCCAAATGCACCAGGATTCCTTAGAAGATACAGGCAAGAATGTCGAGGGAACTGAGGAAAAATCCATCCCAGAAACTCAGGAATTAAATGCTATCGCCAGCCATTCTTATTTATTCTGTGAAAACACTATGGACATCATTGTTCATTCATCAAAAGATACAAGTGCGAATCAACCAGAAAGCGCCACATCTGCACAGATGTCAAGTGACCCACAGAATGCAGATCCAGTCCCAAGTTCCCTGATACCAAACTTGCCAAAAGATGCATTAAGCACTGAAATCCTCATAACACAAAGTGAACATCTAAATGATGAAGAAAAACTATTTTCTGACAGACCTTCCCACCATGATGACAGCAAGAGGACCAGATCATTGTTTGACCCAAGCACATCTcagcaaaaaacagcaaacaaaccatTGACATACTCAGTCACAAGTGTTCCAGCTGTTCTTCCAGATGAAAACAGACACAAATACTCTGATTCTGGACTGCCTTCTGGATTCCAGGAGTTTCTCACCTCATTAAATTGCCCTTTATTTTCCAAACAAAAATTGAAAAACAGAG GTGCTTCAGTAATTACCCAGCGTCCTGATGAGTTAAATGTTTCAAGCACTCATCCAGACCAGAAGAGCAATCACCATGGGGAATGGAATGCGATCAAGCATACGTTTTCTGAAATCTCAGTGAAGAAA GAAAACAGAGTTCCTATCTCTTTTGGTTCAGCTCAGCTAGGCAGCCCAGCGGCTCGGTCCGTGGGTAATGGGTTGAGACATGACTGCACTCCTACTCCCCCTCCCAGACTCCACAGCTTGGGAAAAGTGTCTCGACCTGTGTCTGAGGAAAGTCCGCCCACATCTCTAGAGAAGGACGACCTTCCTCAGTCTGACATTAGGGCCCAGATCGCAAAGATCGAGCAGTATCTCTCATCTGAGGGGTTCAGGCCAGAGAAGAGACGGAGAATAGAGAAATGTGAGGTGTTGAAGCCTTAA